Below is a window of Oryza brachyantha chromosome 10, ObraRS2, whole genome shotgun sequence DNA.
ATTACACACATTATCGGCataaatgtgatgctacatcCATCCAACCAGATGAATTCTCGAAAAATATCTTCGGAACTTTTATTACAAAACCTCACATGATTTCCTGTTTCTGAACCAGATGGTTtgccagaaaaagaaaaaaaaacacgaaaAAAATACCTTAAATGACGACGAAAATATGGTCCACCAAAATTACCGTTGCAATGAGGCCCATTACGGCCCATACGACTAGAAGCCCAACGTCAACAGTGTACCGAAATGGGTcccaggtggggcccaccagtCAGTCAAAGAGGGTCGAAGCTCCCAGAAGATGCCACTCCTCCAACCCCAGCTccgatccgccgccgcccggcgtcTCGCCTCTCCTCACCCGGCGCCGCGCGCTTGTCGACCGCACCCTCCTGTTCCTCGGCCTGAGCGCCGTTGCGTGGTACGCGCTCTCTAAACCGCTCCGACGAATTCCACGCCCCTGTAACCGCGCAGATGTCGCTcggatgtttttattttttttccccttttggGATGAATCAGCTAGGGAGATTTTGGTAATAGGATTCGAATTGGAGGTGCCGAATTGATGCCACCCACCTGGCCATATGCTAGTTTCCTTGAATTGCTTATCTACAAGTAGAGGGTTAGAATGTGCTTTTGGTTGGACCATGGAGTGAGAAAATGCTGCTTAATGAGAAGTGATTTAAACCTTTTATGTACACTCTAACAAAATGTGACGGGAGTTTGGAGAAATTAACCCAAAAAAAGTGCTAATATTATTCTGATGAAGTACATTTCAAAGGCTCAAGGTTTCGCAAATACTTTCTGAACTATCGCGTCGCTTGTGTCTAAACGCTGTGGTGTTCGATTCTTTTATCTTGACGAAATATGTGTGTAGTGTTTTACTATATCTACAACCTAATTATTCCCATGAAATTACTGTGGTTAGTTTACACATTTATACTAGTAATAACCAAATAATCAATATGGAAACTTTACAGCTTGAGAAGTCTTGGCTCTGCGGCTTCTGCTCGGATGGAGTCTACTTCCACCACTGTCCCTTGCATTGTTGTGTATGTGACAGTTCCTAACAAAGAAGCAGGTATTTATATGTTCCTGCTGTTTAGATATGGCATTAAATGGGACTTTTGCTGACTAAGTGGAGTTTGTTTCCTCATCCCATTATGTATGTCTGTACTCCGTAGCTTTTACATCTAAGAATGTCTTTGCAGTGTTATGCTATTCGATGGTCCTGGACTCCTGGTATTACTTAactatattgtttgttttagtAAGCTTGATGTATTTCTTTAGCCTTTCACTTTTTTCTTACACAGGAAAGAAGCTAGCTGGGAGCATTATAAGTGAGAAGCTTGCTGCTTGTGTGAACATAGTGCCTGGTAGGaactttttgtttcttttttgcagctatatatgcatttcGATGCAAGCCCATCATATCCACTTCCATTTGCATGGAATTCTACTTACTGAACTTTTACTAACTGACCTCTCTGATTcttgacaaaattttgatcataTTTCTCTAGTAACCAGAATTTCTAAACAAAAGATCATTTGCCCTATAGTGCTGGTGGGAGGttttatgggtttttttttcttgggggggggggggggggggggggggggcggggtTGGTTTATTACAGGTGAGATCAAGTGTTTTGTATTTCTGCTCGATACCACTCTTGACTTGACTTCTACAAGAAAGCTGGCAGTCAATATATTTGGTTTTAAATAGTCTTATTAGACAGCATTTGGCTTTTATAGAATATCATTTCTGTTGCCAATTGCTTGCTTTTGTGCATATGTACTGGAATGGGGTATGGGGTGGCCATGCTGATGTATTGCTGTGTGCACATGACAGTGCGTTATTTTGTGTACTGCACACTTGGTTAGCAATATAATGGGAGTATGTGACTATTAGGTTGAGATATCTGCAGATAGTATTGTGATTTGTGCACTGCCATCCTTTTGCTTTTTCAGggaaagccaaacaacatatttgcaaacaaaaaat
It encodes the following:
- the LOC102721586 gene encoding protein CutA 1, chloroplastic — encoded protein: MRPITAHTTRSPTSTVYRNGSQVGPTSQSKRVEAPRRCHSSNPSSDPPPPGVSPLLTRRRALVDRTLLFLGLSAVACLRSLGSAASARMESTSTTVPCIVVYVTVPNKEAGKKLAGSIISEKLAACVNIVPGIESVYWWEGKVQTDAEELLIIKTRESLLDALTEHVKANHEYDVPEVIALPIKGGNLKYLEWLKNSTREN